CGAACGGATCGCACCGTACGCCACTACGGCCGCTGCCACGCCGTACGCCATCACACCGTACCACTTGCTGGCGACGAGCAATGCACCCGAGAAGGCGAAGGTGATCAACCAGCCGGCTCCGATGGGGCGATCGCGCCAGATCCGGTAGGCGGCGTAGAGCGATGCGGAAATGACGACCAGGAGCACGATGCGCGCCGGGAGGGTCTCGGTTCGAAAACGCACGAACGCCACGAGCGCGCCGATCGCCAGCGCGGCGAGAAATTCGAGCGCGTGGCGCAGCCACGATCGTTTATCGACAGCTGCGGCGGCGGCGCCCGCGACGGCATCCCAGTAGCGGCAAAACGCGTAGAGCGTAAAGATCGAAAAGCAGACGACGAAGCCTTCGGGCGTCGCGATGCGCGATTGCACGTAATGCATGCCGTCCAAACCGAAGAGCACGGCCGCGTAGGCGGCAAAGAGCGTCGAGCGCAGGATCCGCTTTGCCAGGACGAAGCAGAGGACGACCGCGACCGCTCCGGCGACGACGTTGAGAAATCGCCATCCGTACGCCGTATCGCCGTGCTGCAAACCGCCGAAGAGAATCACCGAAAGCGTAATCAAGAGTTTAGTGACCGGCGGATGCGTGTTCTCGTAGATGTAGCGGCGCTGGAGATATTCTTCGGCGGCGCGCGCGAAGTAGACTTCGTCGAAGATTTTGCCCGGCGGCACCCAATAGCGGATCACGAGCAGCACGAAGGAGGCGATGCCCAGTGCCGCTGCGATGACGGCATCGCGTGTGCGTTGCGAGAGCGCGATCACGTGGCGAGGGGGGAGGGAGCGGGAACCGGCGCGACGGCCACGGCGGACACATGGATCGGCGCGGCGCCGTATTCACCGGCAAAGAGCGCGAGCGAGGCAAGCAATGCGGCAGCGGACAGCATCGTCCGCGCGCGGCGCCGTTCGGTCCTGCGCCGGTACTGCGCCGCTCGCTCGCGCATGCGCCCAAGTGCGAAGGACGGCGCGGTCACGTCCAACGCCGCGCGCAGCGCCGCGCGGAGATCAACCGGCATCGAAGAGCGCCTCGGCAAGACCACACGGACGGTGCCCGGCAAGGAGCGATTCCAAGCGCCGCCGAGCGAGCAACAGATGATAGCGCGCCGTGCCTTCGGGCATCGCGAGAACCTCGGCGATCTCGCGGCTGTTCAGGCCGGCGTAGTAGTGCAGCACGATCGCGACCCGTTGACGCGGCGGCAGCGCACCGAGCGCGCGCAGCACGTCGATCCGCACCAGCACATCGGTCAACGGCGAAGCGGACGCGACGGTGCGTGGATCGAGCGGTTCGCACGCGCGCGTGCGCCGTTCGATCGCAAGCGCTTCGCGAACCACCAGCCGGTAGAACCACACGCCGAAGGCCGCACTGCAGCGCAGCCCCGCAAGAGCGTGGATGACGCGCGCGCAGGCTTCCTGAGCCGCATCCTCGGCGGCCATCGGATGGCGCAGAATCGAGAGCGCGATGCGATAGGCATGCGGCCAGATCGCGGCGATCAGCGCGTCGAGCGCAGCCGCATCCCCCCGCCGTGCCCGCTCGACCGCATCGGCGTGCAATTCGCAATCCAGCATCCTCGCCATCTCTTCATACTAGAGGCGCAGACTCCCCCAAAGTGTTGGCGGCTGCAGAAACTTGCCAAGCGCATCAAGCGTAGGCGCAGCGTATCCGTGTCCGCCGATGTTTCCAGCGCCGGCCCCTTTGTCATCCCGAGCCCTTCGACTCGCTACGCTCACCGTGACGCGCCAACAATTCGAGATCGATTATTGCTGTCTCACACGTTCAGCGCCGCGATCATCTTCCACAGCGGGATACAGCCGATTCAGGGTCTTTGGCAAACGAATCGCAAATCGAATAACCCAAGTCAGAGAGATAACAGCAACGACTGCCGTCAAGATTCCCCAGCGTAGGCTCTTCCCCACGACGAACTCGTAAGACGCCCAACCCGGGATGCCGACGAGGACGACCGCAGAAAAAATACACGCCCCCCAGCCATAGATCTGCATGAGCGGCATGAAGTAGCGTCTGGGGACACAACGGAAAACTCGGGCAGCCGCTTCGATACCGCCGAGATCACCTGCGTTTTCCCGCGAAACTGCTGATTTCACGACGTTATTTATTCCCCGTCATAGTAGTCGAGCTGCGGCGCGTTGCGCACCATCCAGCGGACGCCGGCCGTCGAGACCAGGAGCTTGTCGGACTCGGGGTAGTAGACGATGTTTTGCTCTTGCTCTTGTCCCAGTAGCAGGAGCGTGGCCTCGGCCGGGCTCTCGTTGATCACCTGATGCGCGTGATCCGGGCCGACGGGAAACGCGATGAAATCGCCGGTTCGGCAGCGCATCGTTTCCTTCGTCGTACGAATGCTCGGCTCGCCGTCGAGCACGAGGAAGAGCTCCTCCTCGCTGAACTCCGCGTGAACCGGACAAAAGCGCGCGCCCGGCGGAAGCTTCACCACCTGATATCCCAGATGCTCGGCGCCGATCCAGAAGCCGACCTCGGCGTCGAACGAACGATAGCGCGGATTCGTCGCGAATTCTTCGTACCGCAGCTGGTCGAGATTGATCCGGTTGACCGCGATCCCGCCGCGCGCGTGAAGCGCAACGCCGATCGCGCGCGTCGCGCCGCTCCACAGCGACGTACCGTCGCCGACCAACAGCACGTCGGGCTGCAGCGCGAGAAGTCGCCGCAGCGCGAGCACCGCTTTCATCGAGTCGCCGTACTTTTCGTCCGGCAAGAGCGAGAGCGACCCTGCCGGTGACCCGATCAACGCGTCACCGACGAGCACCGCATGAGCGGCACGCAGATGAAGCGCGAATTCGCCGGGCGTCTTTTGCGACTCGAGCGCGACGACCCGAGCGCCGGGAAAAAGTTCTTCACCATCGGTGAGCACACGGTCGACGTTCACGCCGAGCAGCGGCGCCTCGCGTTCCGAGGTGGCGAGCAGTGCCCCGAACCGTTCGCGCAATGCGAGTGATTCGCGCAGGTGGTCGCGATTGGTCACGGCGATCAACGCGATGCCGCCGAGCGCCTCGATTTGCTCGGCATCGCTTGGTTCGAGCGCGAGCGGATCGACCGCGACATTGCCCTGCGCCGTAACAAAGAAATGGCTGTTGAAGAACAGGTTACGGTCGGGCTGCCACCGCGACCATGTGTAACCGTTTGGCATCGAGAGCTTTTGCATAATGTAGCGACAGTTCTTAGCGGAAAGGATGTTCCCATGCCTCTGGTTCGCATCGATCTCCCCGCCGGCGGACACGGTAGAGAACGCGCACGTTTCTCTGTTGCTCGGAGTAGGCTGATATGATAGTGTGTCTGCATGTCTCAGCCCCAAATCGGATAGCGACCTGCGTTCCCGGGCACCATGGCACTGCGGCGTCGACGAGTCTTCTCCGCGTGAATAATGCGTTGCCTCCTGCACGTTTGCGTGCTATAGGGAGGCAGCGATTTCGTTTACCGTGACGCGGCTGCGGTGTGTGCCGGTCGCGATGTTACTTTCCCTCGCGGCTTGTGGTGGAGGCGGGCTGCCGACCGTGCCGCCGCCGGAGCCGTCCATCGCAGGGGTCGGCGTTTTTGACGGCAGTGTGGGCGGTTGCACCGTGTCGTACGACGGCCTGATCTGGTACGATGTCCCGTCCGGACCGTTCTCGCCGATCGACATCCGGTCGTCGCGGTGTAGTGTTGCGAACCTGGAGCGCAACGCGAACGCGATCATCCCGAAATGGGCGATCCCGAACGGAAGCACAAAGGCGATCTTCGTCGCCACGTCGTTGCAACAGGCGTACTCGGTATCGGGCATGCAGAAGCTTGAAGCGGATGCGTCCTCGGCGCGCGTCCCGATGACGTGGATGATCGGGAATTCCGCTTATTTTGCCAATGCATCACTGTATAATCAATATCACGCCCAAAACGGCGACGATGTGGAAACCGGCGAACTTGGGCCGCCGATCGCGCAGATGCAGTCATATTTTCCGTGGTATGTGCCACACGTTTCCGTGGACGGCGCGGGTCACGAACGCTCACCGAGCACCGACGTTGCCGCCGGTTTTCAGGGGTTTTGGGGAATCACGTGGGACAGTCGCGGCATCGACGGCACGGACGACGAGGGCGCGCCGTGGGGCGAATACTGCGCTGACGTCACGTCGTACAAGCGGCCCGATCCCAACGGAGACTGCTCCTTCATTGCGTACGAGTGGACCGCGCGCGACCTCACTCGCGCCTACCTCTCCGGACTCGACTATTGGTTTTCCACCGACCCCGACGATATTCTGATCCGTGCCGGCTTCGACCCCGCGAGCGGCGCGCAGTACGAGCGCGAGATCATCGACGCCTACGCGGCCGCGGGGGAGAACACGCCATTCGTCGTGATGTCACAGCAAGAAAGCGCCGACGAGGGAAACTACCCGAGCGACGATCAGCTCATGACTGCCTTGTATCAGGAAGCCGTGAAGGACGGGATGAAGCTGGATACGTTCGCATCCGTGAACGCCGACGCAAAGACATTCGGCGCACAGCCCCGCGCCGTCGCATTCCCATACCTCACGGGCGGGAATCTCGTGCCGTCCCCCGAGTTGAACGGCGGAACGCTGTACCCGGCGACGATCGACTATCACGATAACAACGTAGGGATGACGTTTCTCGCCGGACACACGACCCCGACGCGGGTCTTCGAGTACGCTGCGGACCCGCAGTCGTTCTATGACGTTCCGCTCGCGCAGCTTTCGGCTGCGCAGACGCCCACGCTCAGCGGCGTCGCCGTTGCAAATGGGTCGATAACGTTTGCGTTTTCCGCACCTGCAGCGATCTACTACGGCGTCGCCATTTGGGCCGATCCGTCGGTTCTCGGCATCACCGGAGCAGCCGTCACGCCGGCCGGAAGCGCCGGCGTGGTCCTTACCTTCCAGCTGCAAGAGGGGGTCAACGATATCAGCTTCCCTTGTCCCGGCTGTACCGGCACGACGTTTGCGTACTCTACGTAATTCGCTCGTCTGCAGCATCCTCGCGTTGCAGGTCTTGGCGTTGAACGTGCCATCTGCGGTCGCGGCGCAGAGCGCGAATTCGCCGTGCCCGATCAATACCGGGCTGGATCCAGCCTGCCCGCTGACCGCGGTGGGAATCAGCGATTCAACCACCGCGCTGACGCAGACGGCAACGCAGCACGAGACCATCCTCTTTGGATCGTGGGAAATGAACGGCGACCGAGAGCTGAGGGTAACGATGCCCGTGTACGAGCATCTCGGGATCGCCGGAGTCGGGGACGCTTTCGGTACGGGCGACGCCGCGGTCGGATACACGCAGGCCTTTGGCGGTACGAAGCGACTCACGCAAGTCGCCGGATTATCAGTGTCGTTTGCGACCGGCGCGACGAACTTCTCCGCCGGCAGCACGCAGCTTACGCCGCTGTATGCCCTTTCCTACGCTCTCGGTGACCGAATCTCGCTGATTACGATCGGGCAATACAGCTTCTGCGCGGGCGGGACGAAATTGCCGTTCGCGCCGCGCACGCAGGATCTCGTCATCATTCCGCGAGCCGTCATCGATCTTTCTCGGTCGGGATTGTACACTGCGCTAGAATTGCGGGGATCCGACATAACCGGCGAGGAGCGTTACCAGGCCTACCAATCAGGCATAAGTCTCGGAATCGTTCACCGCCATCTGAATCTTGCCGCGACCTACGGAGTCCCAATTGACCGCTTTACACGTGAGGACGAGTTCTATCACGAATTCGGTGTACGCATATCGTGGCAACGGTAACTTCCGCTCGGATCGATCGAGACGCGAGCACCGCCGATCAAGGCGCTGCGCACGCGATGATCCCAAAAGGTGAGAATCCGCACGACGACCGGCCGCAGGCGCGCGATGATTTCACGCGCGCGTTGCGAGATCGTCACGGCGTCGCGCGCCCACTTGGGGTGATCGCGCGGCAACAGCGAGGTATCGTGTTCGCTCTCGGCGATCGCCGGAACGACCTGCTCCGGTGCGATCGGCGCGGCCTGCGTCTGCGGCGGCGCTACCCGCCCTTCGTCGCCGTCAACGCGCCGCAGCACGAATGCTCCGGCGCAACTTTTTCATCGCGGCGATGTGCAGCTGCGAGGCGCGCTGTGGCGAGATCTGCATCCGCCGTCCGACTTCGCGCAGCGAACATTCGCCGTAGTAATGACCGCGAATCACTTGCCGCTGTCGCAGCGGCAACGCATCGACCAATTCGCCGATCGCCTCGCGCTCGCCGCGCGCCGCCAGGATCTGCGCCGGATCGCCGCTCCAATCGCGGGCGAGGCGCTCGCCCTCCGGCAGCGGCCGATCGAGCGAGAGGGGGACACCCAGCGTTACCGCCGCGGTGGCGCGCAGAAAACCGGGACGCCGCCGCTCCATCTCCTCCATGCTCGGCACCGCTCCACGTTCGCCCGCAATTTGATAGCGTTCGATTTCGCCGTCGCGCATCGCGCGCCGCGTGCGCTCCGAAACCGGATCCATGCGGCGGATGCCGTTGAGCATCGCACCCGAAATCAGGTGCCGCGCGTAATGTTCGAGCGAGGTGCCGCGGGAGGGATCGTAGTTATCCACTGCGCGAATCAACCCGATGCTGCCGTCGCCGACCAAATCATCGTAATCGCACGGAACCAGACGACTGATGCGGCGGGCAATTCGTTTCACCAGCGGCAGCAGCTCGCGAATCAGCGCTTCGCGGGTCTCGTCAGTCACCCGTTTGCAGCCTTGCCGCGATCAGCGAACCGAACCCGTGCGGATCGCGTTCCGCGATCGATTGGGCGAGCGCGCCGATACCGTAGTCGCCCAGGGCGTCAAACCCCGCCGCGAGCGGGCGCAGTGCGCTCTCGAGAAAGAGCGCCTCGAGCAGCACACCGGCGCGCGCGGCGGCGAGCTTATCCACGCTGGAGATTGTTGGCAATACGCAGCATCTCGTCGGCGGCCTGGATGCCCTTGGCATTGGCTTCGTACGCCCGTTGCGCGGTGAGAATCTGCATCATCGATTCGACGATCGAAACATTCGACTGCTCGAGCATGCCGTAGCGAAGGTTCGGTCCGTTCTCACCGCCGGGCGCGATCAGCCGCGGCGGACCCGATGCCGTCGTCTGCATGAACAGCGCGCCGTCGGCGCTTTGCAAGTGCTCGGGGGCGGCGAATTCGGCCAAACGCAGATGCGCGACGACGTGCGTTCCCATCGCGGTCGTGACCGTTACCGCGCCGTCTGCGGTCACGCTCGCGCTAACCGCGTCGGCCGGAATGCGCACGCCGGCGAGTTGCCACCCCGTTGCCGTGCGCAGCGTTCCGTCGGAGGCGCGCGAAAATTCACCCGCACGCGTGTAAGCGCGCGCTTTGCCGTCGGTGAGAACGAAGAAGCCATCGCCGTCGATCGCGACGTCGAACGGACCGTTGCTGCGCTCGAGCTTCCCGGTTTTGAAGAGCGCTTGCTCGCCGACGCGTACCGTGCCCGCACCCGGTTCACCCGGCGCGGCGAGCGCGGAAAAAACGTCCTCCGACTCCTTGAAGCCGACGACGTCGGCGTTCGCCAAATTGTTGGCGATCGTATCCAGATTCGCTTGCTGCGCGGCCATGCCGCTGGCCGCAGCGAAGAGCGCGCGGTCCATCTACTTGACCTGCGCCACGTCGTTGCTGCTCTTCCGGCGAACGCCGTCGATGGCGGCGACGACTTTTTCCGCGCTCTCGAACGCGCGCTGCGAGGTCAGCACGTTCACCATCTCGTCGATTGCGTTGACGTCGGAGGTTTCGAGGAATCCGCTGCGGACGCTTGCGCCCGGTCCGAGCATCGTTCCGATCAGCGCGCGTCCCGCGCAGTCGCGCAGCACGCCGCGCCGATCGCGTTCGAACGCGCCGTTGCGCGTCGTGCCGATCGTGCCGTCGGCCGCGCGCACGCGAAACGCGCCTTCGCCGACGATCGCGAAGTCGGTCGCCCGGCCGGTATGGCGATAGGCGCCGTGGTCGGGCGCGGTGATGCGTGCGATCTCGACGCCGTGCGCGGTCAATTTGCCGCGCGCCAGCACGGCGTGGAAGCCGTCACTGGAAACGTTGGCGAGATTCGCGGTTGCGATGTCCAGCCGCGTGCGTGCCGCCGCCATGGCGCTGGCTGCCCAGTCGATTCCGTCCATGCGCGCATGGTAGGTGAGGACTATGGCCGAATCGTGACCGCGATATGGCAACGCTATGGTCGCGCGCGCTCGCCGCGCTGCTTTTCTCGCTGCTCGCCGCATGTGCGTCGCAGCCCACGCCCCAGGAAGCGGTCGCCGCCAAGGAGACGGCCGCACTTGCACCGCTCAAGGCGCGGTATCCCGATATCGTGACCGCGTTCAATCTACACGGAACGCGGCTCGATATCGCGATCGACGCGAACGGCTACATCGCAACCGGCGACGACGCCGTCGCGCGCTTCAAAAAGGCGGCGTCGCAAGACTGGAAGCAGGCCTGGAGCGGCGCGCACCCGCATCAGCACGCCACGCTCACCGTCCGGCTGATCGATTTCATCGGCCGCACCTGGGCGACCGAACGCGTTCGCGCCTAGATCACGACCACGTTGCCGGCGGTGACGAGCCCGCCGCCGAAGCCCATGATCAACACGCGCTGCCCGCTCTTCACCCTCCCGTCGCGCATCGCGGGAATCAGGGCGAGCGGAATGCTCACCGCCGACGTGTTGCCGTATTGCGTTACCGAGAGGAGCGTGCGCTCGATCGGGAACCCGATGCGTTTGCACAGTGCCTCGATCATGCGTTCGTTGGCGCTATGCGGTACGAACCAATCGATCTGCTCGAGCGTCATCCCTGCGCGCTGCAGTATCCGCTCGATGTCGGCCGGCACGTTTTCGAGCACCCAGCGGTAGACCTCGCGGCCGTTCTGGCGCAACAGTCGCGATTCGTCGATGGTGCCGTTGATCTCGGTGCGCGTGCCGGTGCGATAGAGAAACTTCCCGCCGCCGCCGTCCGAGCCGTGCGACATGCCCAATATCTGCGGCCGTTCGCTGCGCTCGATCAGCGCGACGCCGGCGCCGTCGCCGAAGAGCACGGCGGTCGAGCGGTCGGTGTAGTCGACGCTGCGCGTCAGGGCGTCGGCCGCCATTGCGAGGACCCGATCGCACTCGCCGCTCGCGATCAGACCGCACGCCAGATTGATGCCGTACGCGAAGCCCGCGC
The Candidatus Baltobacteraceae bacterium genome window above contains:
- a CDS encoding phospholipid carrier-dependent glycosyltransferase gives rise to the protein MIALSQRTRDAVIAAALGIASFVLLVIRYWVPPGKIFDEVYFARAAEEYLQRRYIYENTHPPVTKLLITLSVILFGGLQHGDTAYGWRFLNVVAGAVAVVLCFVLAKRILRSTLFAAYAAVLFGLDGMHYVQSRIATPEGFVVCFSIFTLYAFCRYWDAVAGAAAAAVDKRSWLRHALEFLAALAIGALVAFVRFRTETLPARIVLLVVISASLYAAYRIWRDRPIGAGWLITFAFSGALLVASKWYGVMAYGVAAAVVAYGAIRSWIARRASPFPIDIFAAAVVGSIGIVYALAYIPHFIGLRDLQTLPPRPYTVSDIVTMQVNAFLYHEHLRATHPYASSWWTWPLELRPLLYSAQYGNVNGVPTAAMIYSMPNPLLLWPGLISVPLVGVLAFIRRDRGYALIVLAYLLQWLPWMFSPRIAFLYHFYVNIPLIAICNTVMMQVILATLGRSDPKAAKAIVAGYLVLVALAFIYFFPILSSVTISQTAWLQRLWLPSWHG
- a CDS encoding sigma-70 family RNA polymerase sigma factor gives rise to the protein MTDETREALIRELLPLVKRIARRISRLVPCDYDDLVGDGSIGLIRAVDNYDPSRGTSLEHYARHLISGAMLNGIRRMDPVSERTRRAMRDGEIERYQIAGERGAVPSMEEMERRRPGFLRATAAVTLGVPLSLDRPLPEGERLARDWSGDPAQILAARGEREAIGELVDALPLRQRQVIRGHYYGECSLREVGRRMQISPQRASQLHIAAMKKLRRSIRAAAR
- a CDS encoding sigma-70 family RNA polymerase sigma factor, with amino-acid sequence MARMLDCELHADAVERARRGDAAALDALIAAIWPHAYRIALSILRHPMAAEDAAQEACARVIHALAGLRCSAAFGVWFYRLVVREALAIERRTRACEPLDPRTVASASPLTDVLVRIDVLRALGALPPRQRVAIVLHYYAGLNSREIAEVLAMPEGTARYHLLLARRRLESLLAGHRPCGLAEALFDAG
- a CDS encoding flagellar hook-basal body complex protein; the protein is MDRALFAAASGMAAQQANLDTIANNLANADVVGFKESEDVFSALAAPGEPGAGTVRVGEQALFKTGKLERSNGPFDVAIDGDGFFVLTDGKARAYTRAGEFSRASDGTLRTATGWQLAGVRIPADAVSASVTADGAVTVTTAMGTHVVAHLRLAEFAAPEHLQSADGALFMQTTASGPPRLIAPGGENGPNLRYGMLEQSNVSIVESMMQILTAQRAYEANAKGIQAADEMLRIANNLQRG
- a CDS encoding flagellar basal body rod C-terminal domain-containing protein encodes the protein MDGIDWAASAMAAARTRLDIATANLANVSSDGFHAVLARGKLTAHGVEIARITAPDHGAYRHTGRATDFAIVGEGAFRVRAADGTIGTTRNGAFERDRRGVLRDCAGRALIGTMLGPGASVRSGFLETSDVNAIDEMVNVLTSQRAFESAEKVVAAIDGVRRKSSNDVAQVK
- a CDS encoding cupin domain-containing protein; protein product: MQKLSMPNGYTWSRWQPDRNLFFNSHFFVTAQGNVAVDPLALEPSDAEQIEALGGIALIAVTNRDHLRESLALRERFGALLATSEREAPLLGVNVDRVLTDGEELFPGARVVALESQKTPGEFALHLRAAHAVLVGDALIGSPAGSLSLLPDEKYGDSMKAVLALRRLLALQPDVLLVGDGTSLWSGATRAIGVALHARGGIAVNRINLDQLRYEEFATNPRYRSFDAEVGFWIGAEHLGYQVVKLPPGARFCPVHAEFSEEELFLVLDGEPSIRTTKETMRCRTGDFIAFPVGPDHAHQVINESPAEATLLLLGQEQEQNIVYYPESDKLLVSTAGVRWMVRNAPQLDYYDGE
- a CDS encoding ketoacyl-ACP synthase III, whose product is MQQRFVSAPARMSAVGMYVPPRVLTNADFESMFETSDEWIVQRTGIRERHVVAEHEYSSDLAIGAIDDLLEHHPDVDLRAVDYLIVASTTPDYEYPSLSAMLQLYYGLPKSVGALDISTACAGFAYGINLACGLIASGECDRVLAMAADALTRSVDYTDRSTAVLFGDGAGVALIERSERPQILGMSHGSDGGGGKFLYRTGTRTEINGTIDESRLLRQNGREVYRWVLENVPADIERILQRAGMTLEQIDWFVPHSANERMIEALCKRIGFPIERTLLSVTQYGNTSAVSIPLALIPAMRDGRVKSGQRVLIMGFGGGLVTAGNVVVI